A DNA window from Ctenopharyngodon idella isolate HZGC_01 chromosome 8, HZGC01, whole genome shotgun sequence contains the following coding sequences:
- the nkx2.7 gene encoding NK2 transcription factor related 7 has translation MLPSPVTSTPFSVKDILKLEQQHALNPSGLMGVEQDTVPLQSLQLQCMQSTLSRSLDLLYSPEKHSAIAAEQVKCALSSDDFDMVRSSCGSPTEEEMDPNEDTSMCPFDDSSYNGRKDETPREKPKQRLRRKPRVLFSQTQVFELERRFKQQRYLSAPERDHLAHVLKLTSTQVKIWFQNRRYKCKRQRQDKSLELAGPRRVAVPVLVRDGKPCHGAPYNVTVSYPYNNYYNSYGNNPYHCNFTSVPSFANTSQIPNHFVDMNLTTGSVDGIRTW, from the exons ATGCTTCCGAGTCCCGTAACCTCAACTCCGTTTTCGGTAAAGGACATCCTCAAACTGGAACAGCAACACGCTCTGAACCCCAGTGGATTGATGGGAGTTGAGCAGGACACTGTACCGCTGCAGTCGCTTCAGCTTCAGTGCATGCAGAGCACACTGAGCCGGAGTCTGGATCTCCTCTACAGCCCCGAGAAGCACAGCGCGATCGCTGCGGAACAGGTGAAATGCGCCCTGAGTTCAGATGACTTTGACATGGTCAGAAGCTCCTGCGGGTCTCCAACGGAGGAGGAGATGGATCCAAATGAAGACACAA gCATGTGTCCATTTGACGACTCCAGTTACAATGGTAGAAAAGATGAAACACCGCGGGAGAAACCCAAGCAGAGGCTGCGCAGGAAACCCCGCGTGCTCTTCTCTCAAACTCAAGTGTTTGAGCTGGAAAGACGCTTCAAGCAGCAGAGATACCTTTCCGCACCCGAGCGAGACCACCTGGCTCATGTTCTGAAGCTCACCTCGACACAGGTCAAAATATGGTTCCAGAACCGGAGGTACAAGTGTAAGAGACAGCGACAGGATAAAAGTCTCGAGCTGGCCGGCCCGCGGAGGGTGGCGGTGCCCGTGCTGGTGCGAGATGGCAAACCCTGTCATGGAGCTCCTTACAATGTCACTGTATCATATCCCTACAATAATTATTACAACAGCTATGGAAATAACCCGTACCACTGTAACTTCACTTCTGTGCCCTCGTTTGCCAACACAAGTCAAATACCGAACCACTTTGTGGATATGAATTTGACGACGGGAAGTGTCGATGGGATCAGAACTTGGTGA
- the LOC127518149 gene encoding apolipoprotein L3-like, producing MQHHHKHSGFRDYNSASHYSTEQSPFYYDWNQTKEENNRKRQKLKRCIEELKSNFDRQHLILRGKLMEMMKIIEKLESMHKATTVGSIAGSSMGAAGGITAIVGLALSPVTLGASLIVTAAGVGVAAAGGATRSACNLANMMKQENLCEAIDVIINDFMSMIDPIIEQFTSVYKTIEEIREMEQGMRGMQADERAATDAAASSGVEGSRNMKVFKHTVSSFNASERSENIFNVAAQADKVTPAVTTLTAVVSALFVVFDVIRIAQSTKEIATVNKNADKRKAKEIKSDTLKHIQLRSEIVACFQDILNSMKSDRDNLNKELQKL from the exons ATGCAGCACCATCACAAACACTCTGGGTTCAGAGATTACAACAGTGCCTCTCATTACAGTACTGAACAGTCGCCTTTCTACT ATGACTGGAATCAAACAAAAGAGGAGAACAACAG gaaacgCCAAAAACTGAAAAGATGCATCGAAGAACTGAAGTCAAATTTTGACAGACAGCACCTAATTCTCAGGGGTAAATTAATGGAAATGATGAAGATAATTGAGAAACTTGAATCCATGCACAAGGCCACTACAGTGGGAAGTATAGCAGGATCATCAATGGGAGCAGCAGGAGGAATCACAGCCATCGTGGGTTTGGCTTTATCTCCTGTAACATTAGGTGCTTCTTTAATTGTCACTGCTGCAGGAGTTGGAGTCGCAGCTGCTGGAGGAGCAACACGTTCAGCATGCAACCTTGCCAACATGATGAAGCAGGAAAACCTATGTGAGGCTATTGACGTGATCATCAATGATTTCATGAGCATGATCGATCCAATAATTGAGCAATTTACAAGTGTTTATAAAACTATAGAAGAGATAAGAGAGATGGAGCAGGGGATGAGGGGTATGCAAGCAGATGAGAGAGCAGCCACAGATGCTGCAGCAAGTTCAGGAGTTGAAGGGAGTCGAAACATGAAGGTTTTTAAACACACTGTCAGTTCTTTCAATGCGTCTGAAAGGtctgaaaacattttcaatgtGGCAGCACAAGCTGACAAAGTCACCCCTGCGGTGACCACTCTCACTGCCGTAGTCTCggctttgtttgttgtttttgatgttATTCGTATTGCACAAAGTACAAAAGAGATCGCCacagtaaataaaaatgcagacaAGAGAAAAGCAAAAGAAATCAAATCAGACACTTTGAAACATATTCAGTTGAGGAGCGAAATAGTTGCTTGCTTTCAGGACATCCTGAATAGTATGAAATCTGACAGAGACAACTTAAATAAAGAGTTACAAAAGTTGTGA